From one Candidatus Woesearchaeota archaeon genomic stretch:
- a CDS encoding ATP-binding protein, translating to MLPRKIFKKLKDQAKDKKIALLLGARQVGKTTLLKELYLELSESNRCLFLDLDIISNYEKVGTFENLINTIKLNGYKEEQKEFFYLFLDEFQRYPALAKIMKNVYDNFNNVKIYASGSSSLAIKSQIQESLAGRKKINVIFPLDFEEFLWFKQNDKLLNKFQNIKGLKGENLHSSLKEFNDLLKEFLIFGGYPEVVLKISKQEKIDVLSGIFDLYVKKDLVEYLNIERILEMKKLIEFLAINNGKKIKYEEISSLTSLKFNETKRYLEILRETYMVEILRPFYTNKNKELVKIPKIYFIDNGVRNFFINNFNELSLRDDSGFLFEGFVLSEFLKKGAKNIRFWQDKNGHEVDMLLEENSVLIPIEVKFKQSLKSEDFRGTNAFLNDYPKTKKSYLINFGSQKTSGNTHLILPYSLGKIILNNAN from the coding sequence ATGTTACCGAGAAAAATATTTAAAAAATTGAAGGATCAGGCAAAGGATAAAAAGATAGCCTTGCTTTTAGGAGCAAGGCAGGTAGGAAAAACAACCCTGCTTAAAGAGCTTTATTTAGAATTATCCGAATCAAATAGATGCCTTTTTCTTGACCTTGACATTATCTCTAATTATGAGAAAGTAGGCACTTTCGAAAATTTAATCAACACGATTAAGTTAAACGGCTATAAAGAAGAGCAAAAAGAGTTCTTTTACCTGTTTTTAGACGAATTTCAGAGATATCCGGCTCTTGCAAAAATAATGAAGAACGTTTATGACAACTTCAACAATGTTAAGATTTACGCCTCTGGCTCTTCATCATTAGCAATAAAAAGCCAGATACAGGAATCCTTAGCAGGAAGAAAAAAAATAAATGTGATTTTTCCGTTGGATTTTGAGGAATTTTTATGGTTCAAGCAGAATGATAAGCTCCTCAACAAATTTCAGAACATTAAAGGCTTGAAAGGCGAAAATCTGCATTCTTCCTTGAAGGAATTTAATGACTTGCTTAAGGAGTTTCTCATTTTTGGCGGCTATCCTGAAGTTGTATTAAAGATCTCAAAGCAGGAAAAAATAGATGTCTTATCAGGCATATTTGATTTATACGTAAAAAAGGACCTTGTAGAATATCTTAATATTGAAAGAATACTCGAGATGAAAAAATTAATTGAGTTTTTAGCGATAAACAATGGCAAAAAGATAAAATATGAAGAGATATCAAGTTTAACTTCCTTAAAATTTAACGAAACAAAAAGATATTTAGAAATACTCAGGGAAACCTACATGGTGGAAATTCTAAGGCCATTTTATACAAATAAGAACAAGGAACTTGTTAAAATACCCAAAATATACTTTATAGATAATGGTGTAAGAAACTTCTTCATCAATAATTTTAATGAGCTGTCTTTAAGGGATGATTCTGGCTTCTTATTTGAGGGATTTGTGTTGTCCGAATTCTTAAAAAAGGGCGCCAAAAATATCAGATTCTGGCAAGATAAGAATGGACATGAGGTTGATATGCTGCTGGAAGAAAATTCGGTTTTAATACCAATAGAGGTAAAATTTAAACAGAGCCTTAAATCAGAAGATTTTAGGGGCACAAATGCGTTTTTGAATGACTACCCGAAGACAAAGAAGAGTTATTTGATTAATTTTGGCTCTCAAAAAACATCAGGAAACACACATTTAATTCTGCCATATTCACTGGGCAAGATTATTCTTAACAATG